The Rhinolophus ferrumequinum isolate MPI-CBG mRhiFer1 chromosome 28, mRhiFer1_v1.p, whole genome shotgun sequence genome has a window encoding:
- the RHCG gene encoding ammonium transporter Rh type C yields MAWNTNLRWRLPLTCLLLQAALVVLFGVFVRYSPDADAHWIEEKGSGNVSSDLDNEFYYRYPSFQDVHVMIFVGFGFLMTFLQRYGYSSVGFNFLLAAFGIQWALLMQGWLHSYHDGYIFVGVENLINADFCVGSVCVAFGALLGKVSPLQLLIMTLFQVTLFSVNEFILLSLLKVKDAGGSMTIHTFGAYFGLTVTWILYRPNLYQSKERQSAVYHSDLFAMIGTLFLWMYWPSFNSAVSNHGDAQHRAAINTYCSLAACVLTAVALSSALHKKGKLDMVHIQNATLAGGVAVGTAAEMMLTPYGSLIVGFICGIVSTLGFVYLTPFLESHLRIQDTCGIHNLHGIPGIIGGIVGAVTAACANVHAYGQEGLAHAFDFELGDANWSPSMQGSFQAAGIFVSLAMALVGGIIVGIILKLPIWGQPADENCFDDTIYWEVPEEEKNEVFHPEDPTLKPSET; encoded by the exons ATGGCCTGGAACACCAACCTCCGCTGGCGGCTGCCGCTCACCTGCTTGCTCCTGCAGGCGGCCTTGGTGGTCCTATTCGGTGTGTTCGTGCGCTACAGCCCCGATGCCGACGCCCACTGGATCGAGGAGAAGGGGTCCGGGAACGTCTCCAGCGACCTTGACAACGAATTCTACTACCGCTACCCCA GCTTCCAAGATGTGCACGTGATGATCTTTGTGGGCTTCGGCTTCCTCATGACCTTCCTGCAGCGCTATGGCTACAGCTCCGTGGGCTTCAACTTCCTGCTGGCGGCCTTCGGCATCCAGTGGGCGCTGCTCATGCAGGGCTGGCTGCACTCCTACCACGACGGCTACATTTTCGTGGGCGTGGAGAA CCTCATCAACGCGGACTTCTGTGTGGGCTCTGTCTGTGTGGCCTTTGGGGCCCTTCTGGGCAAAGTCAGCCCTCTGCAGCTGCTCATCATGACGCTCTTCCAAGTGACCCTCTTCTCAGTGAATGAATTCATCCTCCTCAGCCTGCTAAAG GTGAAGGACGCAGGGGGCTCCATGACCATCCACACGTTCGGTGCCTACTTTGGGCTCACAGTGACCTGGATTCTCTACCGGCCCAACCTGTACCAGAGCAAGGAGAGGCAGAGTGCTGTGTACCACTCGGACCTCTTTGCCATGATCG GCACCCTCTTCCTGTGGATGTACTGGCCCAGCTTCAACTCAGCTGTGTCCAATCACGGAGACGCCCAGCACCGAGCTGCCATCAACACCTACTGCTCCTTGGCAGCCTGTGTGCTCACCGCGGTGGCGCTGTCCAGCGCCCTGCACAAGAAGGGCAAGCTGGACATG GTGCACATCCAGAACGCCACGCTGGCAGGAGGGGTGGCCGTGGGCACAGCCGCCGAGATGATGCTCACGCCGTACGGCTCCCTCATCGTCGGTTTCATCTGTGGCATTGTCTCCACGCTGGGTTTTGTGTACCTGACG CCATTCCTGGAGTCCCACCTACGGATCCAGGACACGTGTGGCATCCACAACCTGCACGGCATTCCCGGCATCATAGGTGGCATTGTGGGGGCTGTGACGGCGGCCTGCGCCAATGTTCACGCGTACGGACAGGAAGG GCTTGCTCACGCCTTTGACTTTGAACTTGGCGATGCTAACTGGTCCCCAAGCATGCAGGGCAGTTTCCAGGCCGCCGGCATCTTCGTGTCCCTGGCCATGGCTCTGGTGGGCGGCATCATTGTGG GGATCATTTTGAAATTACCAATCTGGGGACAACCTGCCGACGAGAACTGCTTTGATGACACAATCTACTGGGAG GTGCccgaggaagagaaaaatgaggtctTCCATCCGGAGGACCCTACCCTCAAGCCATCCGAAACTTAA